Genomic DNA from Fusarium oxysporum Fo47 chromosome IX, complete sequence:
ATCCAATGTACAGGGGAGACGagaaaacttgggacctctatcctaaaTGTCGAAAAGACTTGAGGTAAATCCGGGATAACTCAGTCTGCCCTGAAACTAGTTATTCTGGCACCTTGGCCAAGAGTCAGAAGTTTACTTGCTCCCTGGCGCTTGTTTTCTTGGGCTGGGCTGTTTACAGCGCAATACTTTCCGAAGTAATTCACAATACTAACAACATTGTAGCTGGGCCTGCGCTGTTCCGACTGTTGTAGCGACCATCTTGATTCTCATGAGAGAGATGATTTACAACTGGCTGGTGCGAGTCGTACAAAGAAGACATATCCTTACACttagaaaaaagaagaagagatccAAGCAACAAAAGGTCAAGCTTAAGGTATGACGGACACGCTGCGGGCAGGTAAGAATACTCAAGACCTCGATTCTAAACGACAAAAAGGCTAATGGAAATTTAGCATAAGCTCAGGAAGCTTTTTGATGGGCTTATTTTGGCATCCCTGTTATAAGGCCCGAGATGCCTTTTCTTCCCAAGGGCCGCTTATGAGGTTGAATGGCGGGAACATTTGCATTAGTGATACCCAAGTATTGGCAAAGGAGTGGGCGTGTTTAATTTGTGAGTGGCAGTGGATTTGAGTATAGCATTTATGAACAAACCTTACCAAGCACACCGGCCCTTTACTGAAAGGTGTCAAAAGCCTGAGAACAAAGCAAGCTATAATAAAGTTACCTAAATTTATGAATTAAAGAAAATTGTGTTCTTGactaaattattaatagtgTTATagagatttatatattaaattgAGATTAGACTTGATGGATCTAGATACTAGAATCTACCTGTTAACACCATCCGTGTCTCCATCTTTACACTGCATACGAGGATGCCAACGTCGTATCTCACGGCCACAACATCCCCCTTTCCAAGTCTGGCATCATCCCCTCCTTTTTAAAACGCTAACCCAAGGTACTCGGAGTTACCAGAGCGCAGCGGGTCAGACTTGAGTATTCTTTGACAGAGAAGGGACAGGACCAATCCAGTCAATCTTATTCCTTGAGGTGCATCAATACCCTTCAGAAGGTGTTGTACGAAACGGAAGAGCTCTAATACCGGCTCTGCATGCGTAAGCTATCAGTCTTGATTCAAGCGTCCATCAGCAAACGATGGCAGTGTCTTCAAGGCACATTATAAAGTCGCATGATATAATTCATAGATTGAGGGTATAGATATCAGAATACAACCAACTCCTGACCGCTTTGGCAGTTGTCATCCTTTCCGTGCGTCGCACTCATAGAAATACATCCTCCACCTTCAGCTTGAGCTAGACCTTCTAAATTGACTTCATTTTATCGTATAAAcgctctctctctctctctcaaCCTTGTCTGTTGTCCGGATGGTAGAAATAAGGGTATCGAGGAACCACAATAGAAGGGCATTCGAACCACCATCGAGGGCAACAAACGCCACGTGTCAGAATTATCCGTGTGTTGTGCCAGCCAGCAACACAACGATCGGGGAGAGTGAAGGGGAGCTCGTTCAGACCCTCTGTTGTCCAGGCATCTGGATCATTGATTCGGTGGATTTCTTGGTATACTTGGGGGCAGGATGTTTCGAAAAGGAGCCCGCCATAACATCCGCAAAGATTTAGGAATAAAACGTAACCGCACATGTGGGCTATTGAGATCTCGTTCTGGGGGCCTTGTTATTTTGTGCGCGCCCGTTGAGTAGCATGAGCAAGCCCAGAGAACGAGAAGCATAACGATGGTCCTGGTagctgagcttgaggcaAGTCGTTTGAGTCTCAGGACACATCATGGTCAGCATCTTCGGGTTGTCGGTAGAGATGAGGAGTGGTAGTTTGTCGTTTGTGGTTCAGACGCCAGCTGCGAACCTTCTGATTGTTTAAACGGTTTGCGCTTCTGCTCCGTTTGAGGATCATTGTTAGTAACAGGCTCATGTGTAGCAACTTTCCCCTAACGAACTGTTTGACAGCCGTCCACTTATGCCGAAAGCAACGTGCGGCGGTTGCTCTGCGCATGAATAGCGAACCACAAACCCTTCTGTGACACCAATATGTCATTCTTATTCCGGCGAAAATGGATCTAACATGACGGTTTGAAGTTGACTTTGGGCCAAGAGATTCTCGGTTTGGTCGGCTGTTTAGTATGGCCACTCGGCCATTAACGAACAGGAGGGAACATTATAGCATGAGCACGTCGTTCTCggaggaagagatggaatACGATAGTCTATAGCCTAAACTTGCTATGAATTCACAGTACAATGAAGTCGGTTGAAGTACATGCTCGGTTCAGGCTTATACCAATAAGCTTGAAATTTGAGTTATCGCATTGGGCGGGTCGTCGCGAGCCGTCACCGCCTGTTGAAACAACGGTACGGAAGTCGGGTCTACTTCTTTAACGATGGATCTGTTGAATCCTCAGGTGAAAATGAGGGCCGTGAAAATGCGAGTCAGTAGAGGTTAAAGTAGAGTTCCTTATTAGAGTACAACTACCGGTAGGTAAGCACACGTGAAGAGTCAAATGCATATTTGGAGATCATccagaagaaagagaaaaaaacCCATGATCTCGATTACCTTAAAATTATGCTCGCGTGGTCAAGGTAAGATCTCACCATTGGTTATCTTCTCCAAAAACTGATTATCAGTGAGCAATAGGCCTTCATCCCGCTCCACCCCACGTGAACCACTGATGTCACCTGGTCCACCGATAATGGAACTGCAAGCCCCTGTAACAAGCTCTGAAGCTACCCCCGCATAACTCCAACTCGTAGTGTCGCATAATGCCATAATCGCCCATCCAACCATTTTCTGTTGTCTTGTTGCACCTTGCACAAcactcttcctccttcttacGCGGCCAGATACCGTACAATGGTttgtctctcctcttcttcccttctgCCTCAGTCCGAGACTTATCTTGTCATCCCACGTTTTCTTTTTAGCTAACAATGCCTTCTCCTCAGGCCAACGAAAGCGATCCTCTCTTGTCCGGCTCCGGTGACGGCCGCTCCGATGCTCAGGCCGATAAGGCCGCCCGGAACTCGCGACTCCGTGAACTCGGCCTCTTTGCCTGGGCTCTGATTGCCACTGCTGCTGTCATTGTTGTTGCTATCTGGACTCAGCATGAGCAACAAACCAAGCATGATCACAACACGCCCGCTTCTAAGCGAAACCTCGTCTTCATGGTGTCAGACGGAATGGGCCCTGCACCTTTGTCCTTGACGCGTAGCTTCCGACAACACGTGGAAGAGCTTCCCTTCGGTGATACCCTCACTCTCGATAAGCATTTCTGGGGCACGAGCCGGACTCGCTCCAGCAGTTCCCTGGTTACAGACAGTGCTGCCGGTGCTACAGCCTTCTCCTGTGGCAAGAAGACCTACAATGGTGCTATCTCTACACTCCCTAGCCACGATCCTTGTGGAACAGTCCTAGAAGCTGCCAAGCGTGCTGGATATCATACTGGACTTGTTGTCACAACAAAGATTGAGGTATGTATGACTAGAGTGTAACGAAGTCATTACGAAACTAATCAAGACTATCTAGGATGCGACTCCAGCCTGCTTCAACTCCCACGTGGTCCTCCGCGAGATGGAAGACGAGATTGCTCTTCAACAGATCGGAGAAGGTGTCCTGGGCCGAACTGTTGATCTGATGCTTGGTGGTGGTCGCTGCAACTTCTTGCCCAACAGCACAGAGGGCAGCTGCCGAGCCGACGACACGGATGTGATCAAGATTGCAAAGGAAAAGCACAACTGGACCTACACCGACAGTCGCGCTGGCTTTGACGCTCTCAAGGGTGGCAACAACGTCAAGCTGCCTTTCCTCGGACTCTTTGCCCCAACTGACATCCCCTTTGAGATTGACCGCCGAAACCACAACGACGTCTACCCCTCGCTGAGCGAAATGGCCAAAACTGCTCTTCGCGCTCTTGAGAAGGCTACCGAGAAGAGTGACAAgggcttcttcatcatgatcgaGGGTAGCCGAATTGACCATGCCGGTCATATCAACGATCCTGCAGCTCAGGTCCACGAGGTTCTTGAGTATGACAAGACATTCCAAGCTGTTCTTGATTTCATCAAGGAAAGCAAGACTGAAACTGTTCTTGTCGCAACCAGCGATCATGAAACTGGTGGTCTTGCCACTGCGATTCAGGAACCCGGTCACCTCCCTGTCTACAACTGGTACCCCAAGGCCCTCGCGAATGCTACCGCTTCGGCTGAGTGGCTTCACGCCAAGCTCAACACACACCTCGCCTCTGATTCCagcatcaagaagaacaaggagaagctAAAGAAGTACATTAACGAGGAACTCATCGTCCGCGGTCTTGGTATCTCCAATGCCTCTGACAAGGAGATCACCACCATTGCCGATCACCCTGAGAGCGCCCTTGTCCTCTTCTCAGCTCTCATCTCCCTGCGCGCCCACGTCGGTTGGAGTACCCACGGCCACACTGCCGTCGACGTCAATATCTACAGTTCTGGTGGCCCGGGAACAGAAAGCATCCGTGGTAATGTTGAGAACACCGATGTTGGCAAATATCTACGGGAGTATCTTGAGGTTGACGTTGACGCGATCACCTCGGAACTCAAGGAAAAGATGAGCAAGGTTAATGTCCAAGATGTTGGCATGGAAGGACTCGATGACGTTTGGTCTCTCGGCAACAAGTACCATGCTATTGAGGTCTAACGGATGTACTGCATTTCTTAGAATGATTATACGACTTACATGAGTCTAGTAAGAGGTCGGTAGGGAGATTGTGATCAAGATATGCAGAGCGGTATACCCAATCTATAGTAGATTTACTCATTAGCCTGCCTATGATGCATATGAACTTTTGAGTTTTCAAACCAGCGCAACTACAGCAACTTCTTAGCGGCTGTCTGGTGATTTATCGCCCAACAGATATTCCCTGCAATTCACATTAAATCAGATAATCAGACTCATCGTAGTCATCCCAGCATGACGTCAGTGGTACCCGAGTCTAAATGTGTTGTCCAGTTCACCTCAATACAGACCCGAGAAAGTGGGTAGAATATCATGCCTATTAAGTGCCCACTACAATGCTTGACTCCGACAAACATCGAGTAGTCCATTATCTATACGCTAGTTGCCAACAGAGACCACCGACCAGACTCCTGGTTGTTAACTAAACCATGGCCCATAATCAACGCTTTAAGCCAATATACTCCTCGCTTGTGGCCGTTAACGCCCTTAACCAAACGCCTTTCTCCCTTGATAATCATGACTGGCTGGCAGAAACCGTGTCAACATTGTATCGTACATACAGCCGATCCAGGAAGTGTGAGTGGCGGATCCC
This window encodes:
- a CDS encoding uncharacterized protein (expressed protein), with the translated sequence MCGYVLFLNLCGCYGGLLFETSCPQVYQEIHRINDPDAWTTEGLNELPFTLPDRCVAGWHNTRIILTRGVCCPRWWFECPSIVVPRYPYFYHPDNRQG
- a CDS encoding alkaline-phosphatase-like protein encodes the protein MANESDPLLSGSGDGRSDAQADKAARNSRLRELGLFAWALIATAAVIVVAIWTQHEQQTKHDHNTPASKRNLVFMVSDGMGPAPLSLTRSFRQHVEELPFGDTLTLDKHFWGTSRTRSSSSLVTDSAAGATAFSCGKKTYNGAISTLPSHDPCGTVLEAAKRAGYHTGLVVTTKIEDATPACFNSHVVLREMEDEIALQQIGEGVLGRTVDLMLGGGRCNFLPNSTEGSCRADDTDVIKIAKEKHNWTYTDSRAGFDALKGGNNVKLPFLGLFAPTDIPFEIDRRNHNDVYPSLSEMAKTALRALEKATEKSDKGFFIMIEGSRIDHAGHINDPAAQVHEVLEYDKTFQAVLDFIKESKTETVLVATSDHETGGLATAIQEPGHLPVYNWYPKALANATASAEWLHAKLNTHLASDSSIKKNKEKLKKYINEELIVRGLGISNASDKEITTIADHPESALVLFSALISLRAHVGWSTHGHTAVDVNIYSSGGPGTESIRGNVENTDVGKYLREYLEVDVDAITSELKEKMSKVNVQDVGMEGLDDVWSLGNKYHAIEV